CCGTTGTGCTCATGTCACGTAGATAGATTTCGGGCCGTTCACTTGTACTCATACCATTTTCCTCCAGATGAATTTCCAAATCTTCTGCAACTGAAGCCGCAATTCGGTCGCGAGCAAAGCTCTTCTTTAGGCTCACAATCCGCCTGCAGACACCGGCAATCTGCGTCCAGGTCACAAAATGCGGACCATCCACCAGCGATTTTATCTTGGCGTAATCTTCGCCCCAAGTTTGCACTTTCGCTGAGCCAACGTCCACGATTACAAGCCTCGGACGTCCATAAGTCTTTCGCACCTTCTTCACGTACCGAAGAAGTTGATTGGGGTTCTGACGTAAACCGAGTTTGGCCTCAATGATAATTGGACGACGATCATCCTGCAGCAGCAGGTCATACCGGTTTCCCTCTTCGGTTTCTTCCACAAGTACCGAAGTGAGTCGTGCCTTTGCGTCGGCAATTACCGGAAGAAACTCATCGGGAAAACGAGAGACTAGAAAGCCGAGGGTCGCCGTAAGACGCGTTTCACGAAGACTGCCAAGACTGGAAAGAAAGGCAGTGACCGTTTCTCCTGAACGTTTCAACGGCAATTGATTCATCGGGAACGCTTGCGCAAAGACGCGATGAGGTCGATGGTGGCCTACCCCTTCTCGATTATCGTGAAAACTTCGTCGAGGGTCTTGAGGATGAAATCGGTGTCGGTGTTGGTGATGCAGAGTGGGGGTTTGATGCGGATGGTGTTGGCGGCCATGCCGCCGCGGCCGATGAGCAGGCCGCGATCTTTACAGAGCTCCATCGCGCGCTGGACGTGTTGCGGGGCGACTTCTTTCGATTCCTTGTCCTTCACGATCTCGAGGCCGCGCATGAGGCCTTTGCCTCGATGTTCGCCGACGATCGTGTGGTCCCGAACCAGCTTGTCGAAGCCGGCGGCGAGACGGTCGCCCTGGACCTGGGCGTTGTGCATGTAGTTGTTGCGTTCGATGGTTTCGATGACCGCGAGGCCGGTGGCCATCGAAACGGGATTGCCGCCGTAGGTATTGAAGTGGACCTTCTCGCGCATCGACTCGGCAATTTCCTTGGTGCAGGTCACGCCGCCGAGCGGAATGCCGTTGCCCATGCCCTTGGCCATCGTGATCATGTCGGGCTTCACGCCCCAATGCTCGATGCCCCACCATTTGTCGCCCGTGCGCCCGAAGCCCGTCTGGACTTCGTCGGAGATGAACACGCCGCCGTACTTCTTGACGATATCGTAGGTGATTTCGAAATATTCCTTGGGCGGATCGATCACGCCGCCAAATCCCTGGATCGGTTCCGCGATGAACGCGGCGATCTTGCCGGACGTGTTGTACTTGATAACGTCCTCGAGCTCGCGCGCGCAGGCGACGTTGCACGAGGGATACTTCAAGCCGAACGGGCAGCGGTAGCAGTAGCCCGGCGAAATGTGGGTCACGCCGAAGACGTACGGCAACGAGTGCCGCCATTTCGATTGGCCGGTCAACGTCATGGCCATCAGCGTGCGTCCATGGAAACTGTGGCGCAGGCCGACGAATTCCGTCTGCTTGGTGTAATTCTTCGCGAGGAGCGCGGCCAGTTCATTGGCTTCGCAACCGCTGTTGGTGAAGAAGCTGACCTTCAAGCCGCCCGGCATGATCGTCGCCATTTTTTCGGCGTAGCGGACGAGGTTCGGGTGATAGTACAGCGTGGTCATGTGCTGCAGATTCTTCATCTGCTCGATGGCCGGGCCGGTCACCTCGGGATGGCAATGGCCCACGCTGATCGTGACGACGGCGGAAAATCCGTCGAGATACTTGTTGCCCTTGTCGTCATACACGAACTGCATGTCGCCCTTGACGATGTTTATCGGAAAATACTTCATCGTGCTGGGCAGGATATATTCGTCGCGCATTTGCCCGATCTGGTCGGGCGTCAAAGTTTCAGTGGGTTTCATGTGCATGGGAATTACCTCGCAGTTTGCGGTTTGCGCACGAGGGCCATCCAGGCCCAGTACACAACGAATGAAATGAAGAAGCCGGCGAACCAGGCGTAGCTGTAGAGGTGCATCAAGAATGGGCCGACGCTCGCGGGGTCCAACACCTTGATGGTGCCAAGGAAGCCGGGCACGTTCGGCGCGATGCCGAGCACCAACGCCACGACAGCGGCAGGGTTGAAGCCGCTGCCGTAAAAATACTGGCCGTCGCGCAAATAGAGCTGAATCGGGTTCAGCTTCGTACGGCGGATTACGAAGTAGTCGCAGATCAGAATGCCGCCGATGGGCCCGAGCAGGGCAGAATAACCCACCAACCATGTGAAAATGTAACCGCTGGGATCAGCCACCAGTTTCCATGGCTCGATCAGGATGCCAATGATGCCGGTGATGAGGCCGCCGATACGGAACGTGATTTTTGACGGCCACAGGTTCGAGAAGTCATTGGCGGGGCTGACGACATTCGCGGCGAGATTGGTTGCCAGCGTTGCGAGGCACAGGGCGAACAACGAAATACCAAGTACGACCGGGCTTTTGAACTTGGTAATCAACACCACCGGATCCCATATGGTCGAGCCATAGATTACTATTGTTGCGGAGGTGACAGCCACACCGATAAAGGAGTAGAGCGCCATCGTTGTCGGCAGCCCAACCGCCTGGCCGATAACCTGGTCACGCTGCGTGCGCGAGTACCGGGTGAAATCGGGGATGTTCAAGGAAAGAGTTGCCCAATAGCCGATCATGCCGGTCAACGCCGGGAGAAACACCAGCCAGAATTGCCCGGCTTTAGGGCCACCCGGCACGAACGCCGAAGGCTGCGAGAGCATCGGCCCGAAACCGCCCGCCTCATGGTAGGCCCAGGCGAGCAACGCCAGGCCGAGGAGGATGAGCAGGGGAGCCTTGATATCGAGGAGGATGCGGATCGATTCGATGCCCTTGTAAATGACGAACATGTTGATGCCCCAGAAAAACATGAAGCAGGCGAACTGCGCGATATTGATGCCGCCCCACCAAGTTGGCAGAGAATCCCACGCGGGCACGTAGATGGTGACGATCTTGTAAATCGCCCACCCGCCGATCCAGGTCTGGATGCCGAACCAGCCGCACGCGACAAATGCGCGCAACAGGGCGGGGATATTCGCGCCGCGAATACCAAACGACGCGCGGCAGTACACGGGGAAGGGGATCCCGTATTTCGTGCCCGCGTGCGCGTTGAGAATCATTGGCACCAACACGATGGCGTTGCCGAAAAAAATCGTGAGCACCGCTTGGTACCAGTTCATGCCCTCGGAGATGAGCGACGAGGCGAGCATGTAGGTCGGGATACACGCGGACATCGAAATCCACAGCGCCGCGATGTCCTTCATGCCCCACTTGCGGTCTTTCACCAACGTCGGCGCGATGTCCTCGTTCCAGTAGGGTGAATGAGAGATATTCCCCGTGACCTCGTGAATGCCGTTCGTGACGCGGACGCCTTCGAGTTCCTGGATGGGTGCGTTCATCAGGCTACGGGAGCAGTTCGGACATTTCCTTGTAAGTTTCGGGACGGCGGTCGCGATAAAATTGCCAGACATTGCGCACTTCGCGGATCATGTCGAGATTCAGGTCGGCGACGATGACGGCGTCCTTTTCGCGCGGGCCTTCGGCGATAATCTGGCCGCGCGGATTGGCGAAATAGCTCTGGCCGTAAAATTCACCGAAGTCCCAGGGCTTCTCGGTCCCGACACGATTGATCGCGCCTACATAGAAGATATTGGCGACCGCTGCGGCCGGTTGTTCGAGCTTCCACAAATATTCGCTGAGTCCTGCCACGGTGGCACTGGGATTGAAAACGATCTCGGCGCCGTTGAGGCCGAGTAATCGCCAGCCTTCGGGGAAGTGTCGATCGTAGCAAATGTAAACGCCCACTTTGCCGACGGCGGTCTCGAACACGGGATAACCGAGATTGCCGGGCTTGAAATAAAATTTCTCCCAGAAGCCGGGTTGGCAGTGGGGGATATGGTTCTTGCGGTATTTGCCGAGATACTTGCCGTCGGCGTCGATCACAGCAGCCGTGTTGTAGTACGTACCTGTAGCTTCTTCCTCATACACAGGGACGACCAGCACCATCCCATGCTTCTTCGCCAGCCGTTGCATCAACTTCGTCGTCGGACCGTCCGGCACGCGCTCAGTCGACTCGTACCACTTGAGTTCCTGTTCACAGCAGAAATACGGGCCGTAAAAAATTTCCTGCATGCAGAGCACCTGCACGCCTTTTTTTGC
This region of Verrucomicrobiia bacterium genomic DNA includes:
- a CDS encoding PD-(D/E)XK nuclease family protein, encoding MNQLPLKRSGETVTAFLSSLGSLRETRLTATLGFLVSRFPDEFLPVIADAKARLTSVLVEETEEGNRYDLLLQDDRRPIIIEAKLGLRQNPNQLLRYVKKVRKTYGRPRLVIVDVGSAKVQTWGEDYAKIKSLVDGPHFVTWTQIAGVCRRIVSLKKSFARDRIAASVAEDLEIHLEENGMSTSERPEIYLRDMSTTGTVRLYFRHCIYKCQPEYIRSARGNLYFAPYFTKRVKSTLEEDVLSPIGEGISYISRVKDVQVVERKQVRDYLRAQKIKDPKEAAELTLKHHRMPKILIMILGQPQLLFLSPITKSKLKGFGNGAMGARSCTLESLLNACHS
- a CDS encoding aspartate aminotransferase family protein — its product is MKPTETLTPDQIGQMRDEYILPSTMKYFPINIVKGDMQFVYDDKGNKYLDGFSAVVTISVGHCHPEVTGPAIEQMKNLQHMTTLYYHPNLVRYAEKMATIMPGGLKVSFFTNSGCEANELAALLAKNYTKQTEFVGLRHSFHGRTLMAMTLTGQSKWRHSLPYVFGVTHISPGYCYRCPFGLKYPSCNVACARELEDVIKYNTSGKIAAFIAEPIQGFGGVIDPPKEYFEITYDIVKKYGGVFISDEVQTGFGRTGDKWWGIEHWGVKPDMITMAKGMGNGIPLGGVTCTKEIAESMREKVHFNTYGGNPVSMATGLAVIETIERNNYMHNAQVQGDRLAAGFDKLVRDHTIVGEHRGKGLMRGLEIVKDKESKEVAPQHVQRAMELCKDRGLLIGRGGMAANTIRIKPPLCITNTDTDFILKTLDEVFTIIEKG
- a CDS encoding NCS1 family nucleobase:cation symporter-1, whose amino-acid sequence is MNAPIQELEGVRVTNGIHEVTGNISHSPYWNEDIAPTLVKDRKWGMKDIAALWISMSACIPTYMLASSLISEGMNWYQAVLTIFFGNAIVLVPMILNAHAGTKYGIPFPVYCRASFGIRGANIPALLRAFVACGWFGIQTWIGGWAIYKIVTIYVPAWDSLPTWWGGINIAQFACFMFFWGINMFVIYKGIESIRILLDIKAPLLILLGLALLAWAYHEAGGFGPMLSQPSAFVPGGPKAGQFWLVFLPALTGMIGYWATLSLNIPDFTRYSRTQRDQVIGQAVGLPTTMALYSFIGVAVTSATIVIYGSTIWDPVVLITKFKSPVVLGISLFALCLATLATNLAANVVSPANDFSNLWPSKITFRIGGLITGIIGILIEPWKLVADPSGYIFTWLVGYSALLGPIGGILICDYFVIRRTKLNPIQLYLRDGQYFYGSGFNPAAVVALVLGIAPNVPGFLGTIKVLDPASVGPFLMHLYSYAWFAGFFISFVVYWAWMALVRKPQTAR
- a CDS encoding nitrilase-related carbon-nitrogen hydrolase; this encodes MARIVRGGLIQATNPEPGTSSVKKIKQAMIEKHIKLIEQAAKKGVQVLCMQEIFYGPYFCCEQELKWYESTERVPDGPTTKLMQRLAKKHGMVLVVPVYEEEATGTYYNTAAVIDADGKYLGKYRKNHIPHCQPGFWEKFYFKPGNLGYPVFETAVGKVGVYICYDRHFPEGWRLLGLNGAEIVFNPSATVAGLSEYLWKLEQPAAAVANIFYVGAINRVGTEKPWDFGEFYGQSYFANPRGQIIAEGPREKDAVIVADLNLDMIREVRNVWQFYRDRRPETYKEMSELLP